Proteins found in one Paenibacillus sp. FSL R10-2782 genomic segment:
- a CDS encoding L-lactate dehydrogenase yields MKGKARKVAIVGAGMVGSSCAYSMVNQSICDEIMMIDRTYDRALAHALDLSHCMDFTSTRTKVHAGRYADCTDMDVVIITAGANPKPGQDRLSVLDDAVIITREIVTAIMASGFDGIFVIAANPVDIVTYLVQSISGLPRNKVIGTGTSIDSSRLKTLLSEVFSIDPRSVQGYALGEHGDSQFVAWSHVTIGGKPILHILRQHQERFSHVDLDDIARKTKDAGWEIFTRKGATYFGIANALAYITRSILNDDGKIIAVSAVLDGEYGHTDVCTGVPAIIGSKGIQEVIELELSPEEQARFDASCHLISDNIRALPGLV; encoded by the coding sequence ATGAAGGGGAAGGCAAGGAAGGTAGCTATTGTCGGCGCGGGTATGGTTGGTTCGAGCTGTGCCTACTCAATGGTCAATCAGTCCATTTGTGACGAAATTATGATGATTGACCGCACGTATGATCGGGCTTTGGCCCATGCGCTGGATCTGTCCCATTGTATGGATTTTACGTCCACACGTACCAAGGTACATGCAGGAAGATATGCAGATTGCACGGATATGGACGTTGTCATTATCACGGCAGGGGCTAACCCCAAACCAGGTCAAGATCGTCTGTCCGTACTGGATGATGCAGTGATCATTACGCGCGAAATTGTAACGGCGATTATGGCAAGCGGCTTTGACGGCATTTTCGTCATTGCAGCTAATCCTGTCGATATTGTGACCTATCTCGTACAAAGCATATCCGGTCTTCCACGCAACAAGGTGATCGGCACGGGCACCTCCATTGACTCGTCCCGGCTTAAGACGCTGCTTTCCGAGGTGTTTTCCATAGATCCGCGCAGCGTACAGGGGTATGCTCTTGGCGAGCACGGTGATTCCCAGTTCGTTGCATGGTCGCACGTGACCATTGGCGGCAAGCCAATCCTGCACATCCTGCGTCAGCATCAGGAGCGGTTCAGCCACGTCGATCTGGATGACATCGCCCGCAAAACGAAGGATGCAGGCTGGGAGATTTTCACCCGCAAAGGGGCTACTTATTTCGGCATTGCTAATGCGCTGGCGTACATTACCCGTTCGATTTTGAATGATGACGGTAAAATTATAGCAGTATCGGCCGTATTAGACGGCGAGTATGGACATACCGATGTCTGCACAGGCGTTCCGGCGATCATCGGCAGTAAAGGAATTCAAGAGGTCATCGAGCTGGAGCTAAGCCCGGAAGAGCAAGCCAGGTTCGACGCCTCCTGCCACCTCATCAGTGACAATATCCGTGCCCTGCCGGGCTTAGTATAA
- a CDS encoding YiiX/YebB-like N1pC/P60 family cysteine hydrolase, whose translation MNKLFKTIISLSVVISVLALPTIQASAEEVNSSISTDVYQEMKGAGMTDQDIEMVKKHNMEEIEYINSGKLKEKALEDQQAIALQGDKSDERNTAISPNATKLGSYGDILVAFNASSWGIDFGYPGHAGIVSNTNGYTIESFPADGVQYHTNDWGSRTNIYAMHVKGASSSNYTGAASYAYTKIGKPYNWNFVNPWSEDKFYCSQLVWKAWKTQGIDVDYVTIDPIVTPMEIAKSGNTSIYYSN comes from the coding sequence ATGAACAAATTATTTAAAACGATTATATCTTTAAGTGTTGTAATCAGTGTTTTGGCTCTCCCTACTATTCAAGCCAGCGCTGAAGAAGTGAATTCATCCATTTCCACTGATGTTTACCAGGAAATGAAGGGTGCAGGAATGACTGATCAGGATATTGAAATGGTTAAGAAGCATAATATGGAAGAAATTGAGTATATCAATAGTGGAAAATTAAAAGAAAAAGCCCTCGAAGACCAGCAAGCGATCGCGTTGCAAGGAGACAAATCTGACGAACGGAACACAGCCATTTCGCCGAACGCTACTAAATTAGGTTCCTACGGAGATATTTTAGTAGCCTTTAACGCAAGCTCTTGGGGAATTGATTTTGGTTACCCTGGACATGCAGGGATCGTATCTAATACCAACGGCTACACTATAGAATCATTCCCTGCAGATGGAGTACAGTATCATACAAACGATTGGGGTAGTCGTACCAATATTTATGCTATGCATGTTAAAGGTGCTAGTAGCAGTAATTATACAGGGGCTGCCAGCTATGCCTACACGAAAATAGGTAAACCTTACAATTGGAATTTTGTTAATCCGTGGTCTGAAGATAAATTTTATTGCTCACAATTAGTATGGAAAGCGTGGAAAACTCAAGGAATTGATGTCGATTATGTCACTATCGACCCTATTGTAACTCCAATGGAAATTGCAAAATCAGGTAATACGAGTATATATTATAGTAACTAA
- a CDS encoding GHKL domain-containing protein, which translates to MHEASGYIHLTLDKIDISYLKVNTGNLVIDALVSNILNIAQDNGVRVKYKINLLDKNLKIERYDLCVLLGNILDNAVEAAILSGQTDDKYVEINIFSNEYTLFMNVINTMKDFTCSFRTKKQEPDFHGNGLANIRRVTEKYDGNIRIEAMNHRFNIMVSLQLLE; encoded by the coding sequence TTGCATGAGGCCTCAGGATATATCCATCTGACTCTGGACAAGATAGACATTTCGTATTTGAAAGTAAATACTGGAAATCTGGTCATTGATGCGTTGGTAAGTAATATATTAAATATTGCACAGGATAACGGAGTACGGGTCAAATACAAAATTAATCTTCTTGATAAAAACCTGAAAATCGAAAGATATGATCTCTGTGTCTTGTTAGGAAACATATTGGACAATGCAGTTGAAGCGGCGATATTATCAGGCCAGACAGATGATAAGTATGTGGAGATTAATATATTTTCTAATGAGTACACGCTATTTATGAATGTTATTAACACAATGAAGGATTTCACATGTAGTTTTCGTACGAAAAAACAAGAGCCTGATTTTCACGGAAACGGGTTAGCTAACATTCGAAGGGTTACGGAGAAATACGATGGAAATATACGTATTGAGGCTATGAATCACAGATTCAACATCATGGTTTCTCTTCAGCTTTTAGAATGA
- a CDS encoding ABC transporter permease has translation MFGGYVRLLSVERLKIAKSPVWLLALVSPGIAVLIGLLSTPGGNWLALLSTMLTLHALLFLPMLTAVFASLVCRFEHGGGGWKQLLSLPLSRTSLYAAKLTMIMALVGLTQLLFGGALLGVGAVQDMNGPIPWSMIAQSLLAGWVACLPLAALQLMVSFLWSSFAAPLALNFVFTVPNILVANSQTYGPYYPWVQPVLAMMPAGRDSFGAFIVPADTLITVVLGSFAVFGIAGLTVFRRKEI, from the coding sequence ATGTTCGGAGGATATGTACGACTGCTTTCTGTTGAACGTTTGAAAATAGCCAAGTCGCCCGTCTGGTTGCTTGCGCTCGTCAGCCCGGGGATTGCCGTTCTGATCGGACTGCTGTCGACTCCCGGAGGGAATTGGCTTGCCTTGTTATCTACTATGCTCACATTGCATGCGCTGCTATTTCTGCCGATGCTGACCGCCGTATTTGCGTCCTTGGTCTGCCGATTCGAACATGGGGGCGGCGGCTGGAAGCAACTGTTGTCGTTGCCATTGTCCCGCACCAGTCTCTACGCAGCCAAGCTGACGATGATTATGGCTTTGGTGGGGCTGACTCAGCTATTGTTCGGGGGAGCGCTGCTGGGTGTCGGAGCTGTGCAGGACATGAACGGGCCGATTCCTTGGTCTATGATTGCCCAAAGTCTGCTCGCAGGCTGGGTAGCCTGTCTGCCGCTGGCTGCGTTACAGCTGATGGTGTCTTTCCTATGGTCCAGCTTTGCCGCGCCGCTCGCCTTGAACTTTGTTTTCACAGTGCCCAATATTCTGGTCGCCAACTCACAGACCTATGGTCCGTACTATCCGTGGGTACAGCCTGTGCTGGCGATGATGCCTGCCGGAAGAGACAGCTTCGGGGCTTTCATCGTACCAGCCGATACGCTGATTACGGTTGTTCTGGGCAGCTTTGCTGTGTTTGGGATTGCGGGCCTGACGGTATTCCGTCGTAAAGAAATATAA
- a CDS encoding MerR family transcriptional regulator produces MEESRSTTEAAKQLGIGASTLRKYAAALEEQGYVFPRSANQSRMFSPEDVECLKVMRGALREEHLTMEQAVQVVLERITAPFQIEDAGVRLPPVSDGESLAATWEEILAAAEGRDESVMQAQAAATLESIGIEDEVSVQEQQKHTLELTIEHRLEQTREREKEEPEQTPVQIQTQEPIESQAMTEMQIMVQSALLEMRSRLEELETEHSRLVEKNINLSNQLEEQKRWMKERVEEERDRQLITNLRTYQGRQRKSRGSLLSWLGLTPRRRREA; encoded by the coding sequence ATGGAAGAAAGCAGATCGACGACGGAAGCAGCAAAGCAGTTGGGAATCGGAGCTAGTACCCTTCGTAAATATGCGGCAGCGCTGGAGGAGCAGGGCTATGTGTTCCCCCGTTCCGCCAATCAATCGAGAATGTTCAGTCCAGAGGATGTAGAGTGCTTAAAGGTGATGCGAGGGGCGTTGCGTGAGGAGCATTTGACGATGGAGCAGGCGGTTCAGGTGGTGCTTGAGAGGATAACCGCACCCTTCCAAATCGAGGATGCAGGCGTCCGTTTGCCCCCCGTATCGGACGGTGAGTCCCTGGCTGCAACCTGGGAGGAAATATTGGCTGCGGCAGAGGGCAGGGATGAGTCTGTAATGCAGGCGCAAGCCGCCGCTACTCTTGAATCGATAGGAATAGAGGATGAAGTTAGCGTGCAGGAACAACAGAAGCATACCTTGGAGCTAACGATTGAGCACAGGCTGGAGCAAACAAGGGAGAGGGAGAAAGAAGAACCGGAACAGACACCAGTGCAGATCCAAACGCAGGAGCCTATAGAGTCCCAAGCAATGACGGAGATGCAGATCATGGTGCAGAGCGCTCTACTGGAGATGCGAAGTCGATTGGAAGAGCTGGAAACAGAGCATAGCCGTTTGGTGGAAAAGAACATCAACCTCTCCAATCAGTTGGAGGAACAAAAGCGCTGGATGAAAGAAAGGGTGGAGGAAGAACGGGATCGGCAGTTAATCACCAATTTGCGAACCTATCAGGGCAGACAGCGTAAGTCACGCGGTTCGCTGCTGTCCTGGCTCGGTTTGACACCACGCAGACGTAGAGAAGCATAG
- a CDS encoding GntP family permease, which translates to MNTLFGLSHNASLLTWALITIILLILLIAKFKWNPFVSLLLSSVFLGLVNGMPGHEVTASITKGLGSTLGSIAIVIGLGTMLGKMMAESGGAERIATTLMDRFGEKRVHWAMMIVGFIVGIPVFFEVGIILLIPILFTVARKMNMSLLKIGIPMLAGLSTVHGLLPPHPAPMIAIEAFNANIGRTIGYALIVGIPSAIIAGPVFGAWIGKKIMVRPSEKLDEQFTNTTGRQLPPFWITLFTILLPVILMLSGSVAEIVDPSNAHPLTVFFKFIGDEVMALLIAAVFSFFSLGYARGLKKEDLSRFTSECLAPTASIILIIGSGGAFKTVLIDSGVGQAIAAVATGTHMNVIVFAFLVAALIRVATGSATVAMTTGSGIVAPVVALTPGANVELVVLATGAGSLILSHVNDAGFWMIKEFFNMTVPQTLKSWTAMETILSLVAFGLIMLLSVLI; encoded by the coding sequence ATGAACACCCTATTCGGCTTGAGCCATAACGCTTCACTACTTACGTGGGCACTAATTACCATCATTCTTTTGATTTTGCTGATTGCCAAGTTTAAATGGAATCCCTTTGTTTCACTACTGCTTTCATCCGTATTTCTCGGGCTGGTTAACGGGATGCCGGGACATGAAGTTACTGCCTCCATCACCAAGGGCCTTGGCAGCACGCTTGGTTCCATCGCAATCGTAATTGGGCTGGGCACCATGCTTGGTAAAATGATGGCAGAATCCGGCGGTGCTGAGCGTATTGCAACTACACTTATGGATCGGTTTGGTGAAAAACGTGTCCATTGGGCCATGATGATCGTAGGCTTTATCGTGGGTATTCCGGTATTTTTCGAAGTTGGTATTATTTTATTAATTCCGATTCTGTTCACAGTCGCCCGTAAAATGAATATGTCACTGCTGAAAATCGGTATTCCCATGCTGGCGGGGCTATCGACGGTACATGGTCTTTTGCCGCCCCATCCGGCTCCGATGATCGCCATTGAAGCCTTTAATGCCAATATCGGACGCACGATAGGGTATGCGCTCATCGTCGGCATTCCGTCCGCTATTATTGCAGGCCCGGTCTTCGGTGCCTGGATTGGCAAAAAAATCATGGTCAGACCATCCGAGAAGCTGGACGAGCAGTTCACCAATACAACAGGACGGCAGTTACCTCCTTTTTGGATTACCTTGTTTACGATTTTGCTGCCTGTTATCCTGATGCTCAGCGGATCGGTCGCTGAAATCGTGGACCCATCCAATGCGCATCCACTTACGGTATTTTTCAAATTCATCGGTGATGAAGTTATGGCGTTACTGATTGCGGCTGTATTTTCGTTTTTCTCGCTTGGTTACGCACGCGGCTTGAAGAAAGAGGACTTGTCCCGTTTTACCAGTGAATGTCTGGCACCCACAGCCTCTATTATTTTAATCATCGGCAGTGGTGGCGCGTTTAAAACCGTATTGATCGACAGCGGCGTAGGTCAGGCCATTGCAGCGGTGGCTACGGGGACGCATATGAATGTAATCGTGTTTGCTTTTCTGGTCGCTGCGCTCATTCGTGTTGCCACCGGGTCCGCTACAGTCGCGATGACGACAGGCTCCGGTATTGTCGCACCTGTGGTGGCACTTACACCTGGCGCGAATGTCGAGCTGGTTGTGCTTGCTACAGGAGCGGGATCGCTGATCCTTTCGCATGTGAATGACGCCGGTTTTTGGATGATCAAAGAATTTTTCAACATGACGGTTCCGCAGACGCTCAAATCATGGACCGCGATGGAAACGATCCTCTCCCTGGTCGCTTTCGGTTTGATTATGCTGCTGAGTGTGTTAATTTAA
- a CDS encoding LytTR family DNA-binding domain-containing protein has product MLKVAICDDEVEQQNHVKKLFLKMDQEFHISCFSSGEELLAYYQENEKNPFHVLILDIEMIGMNGLETARMIRAIPDYDVQIIFLTSYPEYVMDSFDVQTFQYLLKSVSYEIFEQKIIKLSKYILSLKKRFLVIKVDCQEIVLKYADIISVEMHGGSMSRRKLEITTICDKFLMRGILSDYAKRLGHYQFLQVHRSILVNMEHINKFSGHFVFMSNGTEFPIGRSKLKSVKDAYTKYMIGEFKVNG; this is encoded by the coding sequence TTGCTGAAGGTTGCTATTTGTGATGATGAAGTGGAGCAACAAAATCATGTGAAAAAGCTATTCTTGAAAATGGACCAAGAATTTCATATTTCTTGCTTTTCCTCTGGTGAGGAACTGTTAGCTTATTATCAAGAAAATGAAAAAAATCCCTTTCATGTTCTTATTCTGGATATTGAGATGATCGGTATGAATGGCCTTGAGACAGCAAGAATGATACGTGCAATTCCAGATTATGATGTTCAGATTATTTTTTTAACAAGTTATCCTGAGTATGTGATGGACAGCTTTGATGTTCAGACATTTCAATATTTGCTTAAATCAGTTTCCTACGAAATTTTTGAACAGAAAATTATTAAATTATCTAAATATATTCTTTCTTTAAAGAAGCGTTTTCTGGTCATTAAAGTAGATTGTCAAGAGATTGTATTGAAATATGCGGATATTATATCTGTAGAAATGCATGGTGGATCTATGAGTCGTCGAAAACTGGAGATTACAACCATATGTGACAAGTTCCTTATGAGGGGAATTCTGTCCGATTATGCAAAAAGACTGGGGCATTATCAATTTTTACAGGTTCATCGTTCTATTCTTGTTAACATGGAACATATTAACAAATTTTCGGGGCATTTCGTTTTTATGTCGAATGGCACAGAATTCCCTATAGGTCGCTCCAAATTAAAGTCTGTTAAGGACGCTTATACCAAATATATGATTGGTGAATTTAAGGTAAATGGGTGA
- the gntK gene encoding gluconokinase: MTDTRYMIGVDIGTTSTKAVLFEENGNIAAQHHVGYPLHTPEPDAAEQDPDDIFKAVVTTVQEVMKQSGVAAEHVLFVSFSSAMHSVLAVDKNGKPLTASITWADNRSAKWADSLKHEYNGHDIYLRTGTPVHPMSPLTKLMWITRDLPDVAAQTYKFISIKEYVFARLFQQYVVDHSIASATGLMNLQQLDWDEEALRIAGVTKEQLSELVPTTHVLKGLDATYAHDMGLLETTPFVIGASDGVLSNLGVNAIKPGVIAVTIGTSGAIRTVVDKPLTDDKGRFFCYALTEKLWVIGGPVNNGGIVFRWIRDEFAASEVETAKRLGIDPYHVLTQIAEQVRPGSDGLLFLPYLSGERAPLWDPNARGSFFGLSLRHKKEHMIRAALEGVLFNLYTVMLAMEEVIGRPSVIHATGGFARSELWRQLMADIFDQEVIIPESLESSCLGAAILGLYALGRIDSLDTVSGMIGTTHQHKPVAEHVDIYRDLLPIYIRISRKFEEEFKDIAEFQAKSLKPLN; this comes from the coding sequence ATGACAGACACCCGATATATGATCGGAGTCGATATCGGCACGACCAGTACCAAGGCGGTGCTTTTTGAAGAAAACGGCAATATTGCTGCTCAGCATCATGTAGGCTATCCGCTGCATACACCTGAGCCGGATGCAGCGGAACAGGACCCGGACGATATTTTCAAAGCCGTCGTGACGACGGTACAGGAGGTCATGAAACAAAGCGGAGTAGCAGCCGAGCATGTGCTGTTCGTCTCCTTCAGTTCGGCCATGCACAGCGTGCTGGCGGTGGACAAAAACGGCAAGCCGCTGACCGCCTCGATCACATGGGCAGATAACCGCAGCGCCAAATGGGCTGACTCGCTCAAGCATGAATACAATGGACATGACATTTACTTGCGCACCGGGACACCCGTTCATCCCATGTCACCACTGACGAAGCTGATGTGGATTACACGGGATTTACCAGATGTTGCGGCTCAGACGTACAAATTCATTTCCATTAAAGAATATGTATTTGCCCGGTTGTTCCAGCAATACGTCGTGGATCATTCGATTGCTTCCGCTACCGGTCTCATGAATTTACAGCAGTTGGATTGGGACGAGGAAGCACTGCGCATTGCAGGTGTCACAAAGGAGCAGTTGTCTGAGCTGGTGCCGACAACTCATGTCCTGAAGGGACTGGACGCTACCTATGCACATGATATGGGCTTGCTGGAAACAACTCCTTTTGTTATAGGAGCCAGCGATGGTGTCTTGTCCAACCTTGGGGTGAATGCCATCAAGCCAGGGGTTATCGCTGTCACGATCGGTACCAGCGGAGCCATCCGCACCGTGGTAGATAAGCCGTTGACCGATGACAAGGGACGTTTTTTCTGTTACGCATTGACCGAAAAGCTGTGGGTGATCGGCGGCCCGGTGAACAATGGCGGTATTGTGTTCCGCTGGATTCGCGATGAATTTGCAGCCTCCGAGGTGGAAACCGCCAAACGATTGGGGATTGATCCGTACCATGTGCTGACCCAAATCGCGGAACAGGTACGCCCCGGCTCGGACGGCCTGCTCTTTCTCCCGTATCTGTCCGGAGAACGTGCGCCCCTGTGGGACCCGAATGCCCGCGGCTCCTTCTTCGGCTTGTCCCTGCGTCACAAAAAAGAGCACATGATCCGCGCTGCTCTGGAGGGTGTGCTGTTCAATCTGTACACAGTTATGCTGGCCATGGAAGAGGTCATTGGCAGACCTTCGGTCATTCACGCCACTGGCGGATTTGCACGCTCGGAGCTATGGCGACAGCTCATGGCGGATATTTTCGATCAAGAGGTCATTATCCCGGAAAGTCTGGAAAGCTCCTGTCTTGGCGCAGCTATTCTGGGCTTGTACGCACTGGGACGGATTGATTCGCTGGACACTGTATCTGGTATGATCGGCACCACTCACCAGCATAAGCCCGTGGCAGAGCATGTGGATATTTACCGTGATTTACTGCCGATCTATATCCGTATTTCGCGTAAATTTGAAGAAGAGTTCAAGGATATTGCCGAGTTTCAGGCCAAATCCTTAAAGCCTTTAAATTAG
- a CDS encoding GntR family transcriptional regulator, translating into MKYPSVWLQGASLGERIACELRLQIIRGMQTPGTVLSENQIAADFGTSRSPVREALKVLSSEGLLRLERMGAIVIGMTPADMEELFDVRVLIEHFVVQRFVHRDNSELVTALNRMIDKMEVALKHRDVVEFSLQDFNFHEALVLEAGHTRIFHTWNGMRQLILTVMLAATEQRFTSKIEESQVTIHKHRTFANALNQGSAQELSEFIEDHYQDTRNAVNDSVLSPYRKSLS; encoded by the coding sequence ATGAAATATCCATCAGTCTGGCTACAGGGTGCATCGCTTGGTGAAAGGATTGCTTGTGAGCTTCGACTTCAAATTATCCGTGGCATGCAGACGCCCGGCACAGTATTATCTGAAAATCAGATTGCTGCCGATTTTGGCACCAGCCGTTCTCCTGTTCGTGAAGCGTTAAAAGTGCTTTCCAGTGAAGGATTGCTTCGCTTGGAGCGCATGGGGGCGATTGTCATCGGCATGACGCCCGCTGATATGGAGGAGCTATTCGATGTACGTGTGCTGATTGAGCATTTTGTCGTACAAAGATTTGTACATAGAGACAATAGCGAATTGGTGACCGCTTTAAACCGGATGATTGACAAAATGGAAGTCGCTCTCAAGCACAGAGACGTCGTTGAATTTTCTCTTCAGGACTTCAATTTCCATGAGGCTCTGGTGCTGGAAGCAGGCCATACTCGTATTTTCCACACCTGGAACGGAATGAGGCAGTTGATCCTGACGGTCATGCTGGCTGCCACAGAACAACGCTTTACGTCTAAGATTGAAGAATCTCAAGTCACGATTCACAAACATCGCACCTTTGCAAACGCTTTAAACCAAGGGAGCGCTCAGGAGCTGTCCGAATTTATCGAGGATCATTACCAGGACACCCGCAACGCGGTAAACGACAGCGTTCTGTCCCCCTACCGCAAAAGTCTGTCCTAA
- a CDS encoding ABC transporter permease: protein MMLRALTADLLKARRKGIWFLVFLGPLGLVAMQALNFGLRYDYLIPRSKGHLWEALMDNIAIFVPLALVLGATMVASMLANVEHSSNSWKQLLALPISKFSVYMAKLTLAIGMLCVSCLLLTVGTWGLGMILGFGGEPAPIGELLRLGFWPLGGSLPILVLLLWLTVTFHNQALPVTLGITLGIGSLFASQLSGYFPLAWPQFAWAAPQAWMFASIGCGMGALLSLLTAAHFSRKDVA, encoded by the coding sequence ATGATGCTACGAGCGCTGACTGCGGATCTGCTCAAAGCGCGCAGAAAGGGTATCTGGTTTCTGGTGTTTCTAGGACCACTTGGGCTGGTGGCGATGCAGGCACTGAATTTCGGGCTTCGTTATGATTATCTGATTCCGCGCAGCAAGGGTCATCTGTGGGAAGCCTTGATGGATAACATTGCTATTTTTGTTCCCCTTGCGCTGGTGTTAGGGGCCACGATGGTCGCTTCCATGCTGGCGAATGTGGAGCATTCGTCCAACTCATGGAAGCAACTGCTGGCCTTGCCGATCTCCAAATTCAGCGTCTATATGGCCAAGCTGACGCTGGCTATCGGGATGCTGTGTGTATCCTGCCTGCTACTTACCGTTGGAACGTGGGGACTGGGCATGATACTTGGCTTCGGGGGAGAGCCTGCTCCGATAGGAGAATTACTGCGGCTCGGATTCTGGCCCTTGGGAGGTTCACTGCCCATTCTCGTACTGCTGTTGTGGCTAACGGTCACGTTTCATAATCAGGCACTGCCTGTAACACTAGGCATTACGCTAGGCATCGGCAGCTTGTTTGCTTCCCAGCTATCTGGGTATTTTCCGCTGGCTTGGCCTCAATTCGCATGGGCTGCACCTCAGGCGTGGATGTTTGCGTCTATTGGCTGCGGAATGGGTGCGCTTCTCAGCCTGCTGACGGCGGCTCATTTTAGCAGAAAGGATGTGGCGTAA
- a CDS encoding protein kinase yields the protein MFAWLRNAYECWIDYPKQPGDLLSGRYHILSLLGMGSYGLTYLCLDKHNGQEVAVKLPRPSKRAKGVQLLQREADIMRQMEHPYIPKLLESAEHRNELYLVMEYISGMTLEELIFEQGRSFTEQECIVYTLELMERVVHVHERGYIHRDIRIPNVIHREGKPYLIDFGLALAMGEQQEDVFTESMLEKRAPERQDVAIYSDLYDVGHLMLFMLYSSYEPQPDQPPGSWQEELKLSSPVRHLLECLFQIGPRYEHSRQLMMELEKALVQQEG from the coding sequence ATGTTTGCTTGGTTACGGAATGCTTATGAATGTTGGATAGATTATCCAAAACAGCCCGGCGATCTGCTGAGCGGACGTTATCATATTCTTTCGCTGCTGGGTATGGGAAGCTATGGTCTGACCTACCTCTGTCTGGACAAGCATAATGGGCAGGAGGTGGCGGTCAAGCTACCCAGACCGAGCAAGCGGGCGAAAGGTGTTCAACTGTTACAGCGTGAAGCCGACATTATGCGACAAATGGAACACCCCTATATCCCGAAGCTGCTCGAAAGTGCGGAGCATCGGAATGAATTGTACTTGGTCATGGAATATATCTCCGGCATGACGCTGGAGGAGCTTATATTTGAACAGGGGCGTTCTTTTACGGAACAAGAGTGTATCGTCTACACCTTGGAGCTAATGGAGCGGGTTGTGCATGTGCATGAACGAGGCTACATCCATCGGGATATCCGCATTCCCAATGTGATCCATCGCGAAGGGAAACCGTACTTGATCGACTTTGGCCTTGCACTGGCGATGGGCGAGCAGCAGGAGGATGTATTTACCGAATCCATGCTGGAAAAGCGCGCACCTGAACGACAGGATGTCGCTATCTACAGCGATTTGTACGATGTCGGGCATTTGATGCTTTTTATGCTGTATAGCAGTTACGAGCCTCAGCCGGACCAACCGCCGGGAAGCTGGCAGGAAGAATTGAAGCTGAGTTCACCTGTGCGCCATCTGCTGGAATGTCTTTTTCAGATTGGCCCCAGGTATGAACATAGTCGTCAGCTTATGATGGAACTGGAGAAGGCGTTGGTGCAGCAGGAGGGTTAG
- a CDS encoding YjcZ family sporulation protein — translation MSHMCGVGGMGCGGGWTSVGAILVLFILLVIISKTLFL, via the coding sequence ATGAGTCATATGTGTGGAGTAGGCGGTATGGGGTGCGGCGGAGGTTGGACTTCAGTAGGAGCGATTCTGGTTCTGTTTATTTTGCTGGTCATCATCTCCAAGACTCTGTTTCTGTAA
- the map gene encoding type I methionyl aminopeptidase, translating into MIIIKTKEQIENMKKAGEILAACHREIAKMIKPGITTLEIDAFAESFMKKHGATPEQKGYNGYQFATCGSPNDVICHGFPNKTPLKDGDIVTIDMVVNLNGWLADSAWSYAVGNVSEQAQKLLDVTKESLYRGIEQAVIGNRIGDISHAIQTYAEAEGFSVVREFIGHGIGEDMHEQPQVPHYGPPHRGPRLKEGMVITIEPMLNTGTYRSKVDADGWTARTMDGGLSAQYEHTLAITADGPIILTQQ; encoded by the coding sequence ATGATTATTATTAAAACCAAAGAACAAATTGAAAATATGAAGAAAGCTGGCGAAATTTTGGCTGCTTGCCACCGGGAAATTGCCAAAATGATCAAGCCTGGAATTACAACGCTGGAAATTGACGCCTTCGCGGAATCGTTTATGAAAAAGCATGGCGCAACGCCGGAACAAAAGGGCTACAACGGCTACCAGTTTGCGACTTGCGGATCGCCTAACGATGTCATTTGCCACGGTTTCCCGAACAAGACACCGTTGAAGGACGGGGACATTGTGACGATTGACATGGTCGTAAACCTGAACGGCTGGCTGGCGGATTCCGCCTGGTCGTATGCCGTGGGTAATGTTTCCGAGCAGGCGCAAAAGCTGCTGGACGTTACCAAGGAATCCCTGTACAGAGGGATTGAGCAGGCTGTAATCGGTAACCGGATTGGAGATATTTCCCATGCGATTCAAACCTATGCGGAAGCGGAAGGCTTCTCGGTTGTGCGCGAATTCATCGGTCACGGTATCGGAGAAGATATGCATGAGCAACCGCAGGTTCCGCATTATGGACCACCGCATCGCGGACCTCGCTTGAAGGAAGGCATGGTCATTACGATTGAGCCGATGCTGAACACGGGCACCTACCGCAGTAAAGTGGATGCAGACGGATGGACGGCACGTACAATGGACGGCGGCTTGTCGGCGCAATACGAGCATACGCTGGCGATTACAGCAGACGGCCCGATTATTTTGACACAGCAATAA